A genomic segment from Nicotiana tabacum cultivar K326 chromosome 7, ASM71507v2, whole genome shotgun sequence encodes:
- the LOC107798260 gene encoding 18.1 kDa class I heat shock protein-like — protein MEIAKVGGMTFLVLTMMMTTLLPSQTEALMPYTRPIWDLMFPQDDPFKILEQTPLTIPKGIDQTIALARSDWKETAKEHIISLDIPGMRKEDIKVEVEENRVLRISGERKTEEEVEGEKWHRAERTSGKFWRQFRLPKNADLEHIKAHMENGVLKITVPKLAEEKKEAKVISISEEGNAAEDIKATKAAM, from the coding sequence ATGGAAATAGCAAAAGTTGGTGGCATGACTTTTCTTGTTTTAACAATGATGATGACAACTCTTCTTCCATCACAAACCGAAGCTTTAATGCCATATACACGTCCAATCTGGGACTTAATGTTCCCACAAGATGACCCTTTTAAAATTCTTGAACAAACCCCACTTACAATTCCTAAAGGAATTGATCAAACAATCGCTTTAGCTCGTTCAGATTGGAAAGAAACAGCAAAAGAACATATAATTTCTCTTGACATTCCGGGGATGAGAAAGGAGGATATTAAAGTAGAGGTTGAAGAAAACAGAGTGTTGAGAATTAGTGGGGAAAGGAAAACAGAGGAGGAAGTTGAAGGTGAAAAATGGCACAGAGCTGAGAGAACTTCTGGAAAGTTCTGGAGACAATTTAGGCTTCCTAAAAATGCTGATTTGGAACACATTAAAGCTCATATGGAAAATGGGGTGTTGAAGATTACTGTTCCAAAATTGGCTGAGGAGAAGAAAGAGGCTAAGGTGATTAGTATTTCTGAGGAAGGGAATGCCGCTGAAGATATTAAAGCTACTAAAGCTGCAATGTAA